From the genome of Rhodohalobacter sp. SW132:
TTCTCCATCATTGCCGATTCGGTACTGCAGCCGCAGGTTGTACACTCTTGAGTTGGGGCGAATGGTGCTGCCCTGCCAGTGTACAGAGATGTTTTTCATCTCCCGGGTGTCAAGCGCCAGGATTGCACCGCCGAGAGTAGTGCCGGGATACCCGGGATTACCATCCTCGTTTCCGGTGTTGATAAACGAAAATCCGTCTTGACCCAGCCCGTTGATCCGGGTGCGTGAATCCAGATCGTACACGCCATCAGTAAAACCGGCAACCTGTGCTGTCAGCTCCGGATCGCGCTCATCCATATAGACAAACGCCATATTATTTGGATAACTTCCCGATTCGGCATCGGCAGGCCACTCATCAAATTGATAGGAGCTGTCGCTCAGCCGATGTGCAAGAGGGAAGAGGTTGGCGTTGGGATCTTCCTCAAACACGGCGGTTACCGACAGGGGAGATGTGAGATTATGACTGAATTCCGGCAGGTGAGATTCGGCGTCGATCCCTTCCCAGTGGGAGAACCGATAGCCGGGGAGGGGCTCGGCTTTCAGCGTGACGGGAATCCCCTCAAAATAGGTTCCGGTCCAGGGATACGGCTCCGGGCCGATTCCCGGCGTCTCCCCGCTGATGGCAATTGTGTTTACGTGGACAAATCCTTCAGCGGGATCGGAGACATTCACGGTGATGTCATGTTCGTCTTCAATATCAAAATAGTTTCGAAGATGCTGACGAGAGTAATCCGGGCGCTGTTCTGCAAAGGGGATAAGCTGGTCGGAAATTCTGTTCTCCCAGTTGTTTATGGTACCCAATGGTCTGTTCCATCGCTGAATGTGTTCAGCTATTTCAGGACGTATCCCTGCAGCCATATTCTCAATAATATCTACGGTTCGTTCTGACAGAAATGCGCTGTTTAGCTGATCCAGAAATCGGTTGATAAAGCCATTCTGGAACGACTCGCTTTCCATCAGACCACTGAAAAGTTCAGTAGACCACCCGGGATTACCGTGTGCATGGGATATTTCACCAAGTGCATGACGCAGCGTATTGTGATTCGGACCCTGTCCATAAAGATAGAATCCAAAATCCAGATCAAATGTAAGCCAGCGCCAGCGCCCATCATGCTGAGGGGGCGCATCGGGTTCATAGGAATCGGTTCGGTAACGCCAGAAATCGATATTGTTTCCGGGCCAGTCGGTGTTCCCGACAAAAATCTGAGCGACCTGGTAATCGATATAGTTCTCCATATCGATCCGGGTAAGCGCATAGTTATAATGATTTTCATCCGACATCGAATTGTCACGGATATAGGAGAGCGTTTCATTGTAGTGCTGATTATCACCCTCCTTTACCACAGCATTCCCTTCCAGAATATCTACACGATCCGGGTCAACTCCATGTACACGAGCAAGATAGTGCCGGTCGTATCGCTCGCGCATGTTATGAATTCCCCAATATTCTCCGTTTAGAAAAATGATATAGGGCTGATAGGCCTGGGTGTCAAATTTCATATGGCCTACAATCTCCTGCATCATGGCATCCCGAAACATCGTTTCCGGCCAGTCATTTCCGGAATTCCGGAGCATCAGGCGATTGTATTCGCTATAAGGTTCGTTCGGAAAAACCGGATAGTAGAATCTATTGTCGCCATACTGATTTCTGGCGTACAGTCTCAGTGATTTCATTGGCTCAGCCCGGCTCCATCCTCCATGAATACGTATCCCCATATCCTGCCGGTGAACTCTTTCTCCCGTATGCTCGTCAAAGATCTCCATAGATGCGGGAGATTCCCATTCAATTCCCCGCTGGTGATAATTGGCATTGGCACCACCATCGGCCTGCCAGGGATTGGTATCATTATATATCTTGCCGGGTACATACATTCCACGTTCATAATCGAACAAATTTGCCTCATTGATTCCAAATGAGAGTACGGGCAGGGAATATCTGCCGGCAGGATCGCCTGTAATAAAATAACTGTTTGATTCCGGGGCAGCCGGGGCAAACCCATCTTTTACACCAATAGCCCTTATTACAGTGCCTTTGAATATAGGATCAGAGGGAAAATAATATGGCGTAGTGCTCTGTTCGAATGCCGATTGCAGGCGGCTCAAATCATTCGGCTCATCGGTTCTGTCATCAATGGTGAGGGTTGAGCCGGGTTCATATATCAGGGTTTCGTAACTGCGCTCCTGAAGGTCGCCGGAGGGCCGGTAACGATCCATGTACGGATACGTTTGTCCGCCTACGTTATCGGGTTCCGGCTCCGATCCGTCCAGTGTATAGTAGATGGTCACATCCGGATCGGGATGGGTTAGGGTAAGTTCAAATGATGAGTTATAAAAACCGCCGGTTTGTGAAAATTCAACCGGATCGAGAATATCCTGGTAGCCGCCTTCTCCGTTGGGTTCGCCCGGGGTAGGATTGTTATAGAAATACCAGTTGCCGGTACCATCGGGGTAGCGGCCCAGGCTGATGTCGGTAGGGATTGCGATTGGTTCCAGTTCATCGATTCGATCGCCATCCGGCGTGGTCAGCAGAACCACTTCGCCCGATGCAGAAATACTGAAATTGGTGTGAAGCTCACTTGACGAATCATTGCGATCTTTACCGGATGCCCAAATCACCAGAAACTCTCCCGGCTGAATCGTAACATCAGGAAATTCCCATCGGAAGGGGCGGTCGTAGTCATCAGACAGGCCAAATCCTTCCAGGTTTAGCGGCTCATCCCCGGCATAATAAATTTCAATCCAGTCTTCATTATCACCATCCTCATCCGCAATGCCTGACCCGTTCGAGGCGACAATTTCATTCAGGTAGAGCTGCTGAGCGGTTATTTCTAATGGCAGAAGTGCCATCGTAAATACCAACATCAACAGGGGAATTGCAAAAATAGACGCTTTGATACGATAGTAATGATATTTCAAAATGGCCGGTTTGAGTGGAGAGAATTTTTCAGGGTTTGATCTTGTTTCAAAATCGTAGTTCTGGATGTCTGTTTAAAATGGATGAACAATAAGGAAATTCAAAATCAATTTGGTTACGTCACTCCAGAGCGGGCCATCTCCTCCATCGCCACGGAAACCGGGTGGGAGGGATGCATGGCATGGGGAAGCAGGATTGTTTCTGATGTATCACTACATCGATCATCAGAACAGCAACCCTGAAACAGCACTATGATCAGGCAAATTATCGGTAACCGCATCCACTTCAATGATGTACTTATTTTTAGCATATGTGAACTGCCGGTAATGCCTTTATTTGCCGATCATCAAAGAGGCTGGTCTCAAAGCAATTTTTATGATATTAGAATTATTTTAACTGATTCTTATAAGTTTATGTTATCCAATTTAATTTGCGCGCAAACTCTCCGGCGGACCCAGATACGTTTCTGGAATATCATCGGTTTTCACAACAATTTTTTGCAGCACTACGCCGGTATCCACAAGCCAGAATTTAAGCGTGTTTAACCCGGCCTCTGAAATTTCTATGGTAGTTTCTTTGATAATGGCGTTGTTCCTCGTCCATTCATACCACACATTGGTATCAAAGCCGCCGCCCTCAGGCATTTCATCGTGCATGTTTACCACAGTTGGCTCATCATCGTTAAAGGAAAGCGCATAGCGGATGCCATCCAGGTTCCGGAAGTTTTTGCTGTAATTTTTGGTCGGTGACAGATACACGCGTACGGTCACCTCTCCGGGATTGAAAATATGCATATCATATTCAAGACGAGGTGTATCCGGATTGCCGGGCTCCTGTACGTCGGCTATCACCGGCCAGGGTGACATTGCTGATTGGGTGCGACCAAGCTGCGGGATCTTTTTCCACTGAAGGTCGTCCTTTGTAATATTCCGGTCATAATTTCCGGCTTCCATCGATACATACCCATTGCTCTCAACAAAGCCCTGGATCTCATTGCGTGACGGAGTTTCAGGATTAAACACTTCTATTTTGATCTCAGCGGTATGTTCGTCCCACTCCGCATTGGGGCCGGTCACATAAATCGAAGCTTCTTGTTCGCCATGAGGAACGTTATCCCAGTCGATACTAACCCAGACTTTTTCCTGGGTATCAATAGATCCGGAAGCGCCCGAAAGTGTGACCCAGGGCTCATTCACTTCGATTTCGTAATCAAAAGGTTCACTTCCCTGGTTGAATATTTCAAAGTAGTATTCCTGCTGATTGAATTTATCAAACACCGGAAGTTTTGGCTCATCGGCTGCAGTGGGACCGGGATAGGAAAACGGACCGGGCCACGGTACCAGCGAGTTTTCTGC
Proteins encoded in this window:
- a CDS encoding CotH kinase family protein, which translates into the protein MKYHYYRIKASIFAIPLLMLVFTMALLPLEITAQQLYLNEIVASNGSGIADEDGDNEDWIEIYYAGDEPLNLEGFGLSDDYDRPFRWEFPDVTIQPGEFLVIWASGKDRNDSSSELHTNFSISASGEVVLLTTPDGDRIDELEPIAIPTDISLGRYPDGTGNWYFYNNPTPGEPNGEGGYQDILDPVEFSQTGGFYNSSFELTLTHPDPDVTIYYTLDGSEPEPDNVGGQTYPYMDRYRPSGDLQERSYETLIYEPGSTLTIDDRTDEPNDLSRLQSAFEQSTTPYYFPSDPIFKGTVIRAIGVKDGFAPAAPESNSYFITGDPAGRYSLPVLSFGINEANLFDYERGMYVPGKIYNDTNPWQADGGANANYHQRGIEWESPASMEIFDEHTGERVHRQDMGIRIHGGWSRAEPMKSLRLYARNQYGDNRFYYPVFPNEPYSEYNRLMLRNSGNDWPETMFRDAMMQEIVGHMKFDTQAYQPYIIFLNGEYWGIHNMRERYDRHYLARVHGVDPDRVDILEGNAVVKEGDNQHYNETLSYIRDNSMSDENHYNYALTRIDMENYIDYQVAQIFVGNTDWPGNNIDFWRYRTDSYEPDAPPQHDGRWRWLTFDLDFGFYLYGQGPNHNTLRHALGEISHAHGNPGWSTELFSGLMESESFQNGFINRFLDQLNSAFLSERTVDIIENMAAGIRPEIAEHIQRWNRPLGTINNWENRISDQLIPFAEQRPDYSRQHLRNYFDIEDEHDITVNVSDPAEGFVHVNTIAISGETPGIGPEPYPWTGTYFEGIPVTLKAEPLPGYRFSHWEGIDAESHLPEFSHNLTSPLSVTAVFEEDPNANLFPLAHRLSDSSYQFDEWPADAESGSYPNNMAFVYMDERDPELTAQVAGFTDGVYDLDSRTRINGLGQDGFSFINTGNEDGNPGYPGTTLGGAILALDTREMKNISVHWQGSTIRPNSRVYNLRLQYRIGNDGEFEDLMDENGEPVEYQRNEEEGHSEWIGPVTLPQEAENKAYVQLLWRYFFTGERLDEESGQRSKMAVTSIQVDGETSTDIEPKTELPRELQLDQNYPNPFNPVTVIGYQLPVQSDVRLEVFDMLGRRVAVLVDGTVQSGHHQATFDASGLSSGVYVYRLTTGDAVQTRQMVLVK